TGAAGAGtagttttttttttggttgaaaTATCTgaatttaaaatacaaatttgTCTAAATCCAAATATTAGATGATTTACCAAACACctatataaaatgaaatttataagaGTAAATTGGATTTtccaaatttatattttatttgcaTTTATTTTGAATTCAAAAGGAAtgttaatttcaaaattaaatataaataagatTCAAAATTGCAATACTGGAGATGTTACAATTCATCAAAATTATAGAATATGTATGTACGATCTAAGGCTACCCACAGAATCCGTTTTTCTTTATGCAGACAATCCTCCCTCAAGTAAAacgttttaattattaaatgacacTAACATAAGGAACAACAAACAACCTCCTACTCCTGCATTTCCATCTTTCTAGATCAAAGCCAACCTTCCGTGTTTTTGCTGATGGGTGACATGGTGAGTTTGGGAGTTTGCTGTCGAGAGGGGAAGAGGTGAACAGTAACGTGGCAATCAACGTGAGTCTGCATCAAGTAACGGCGCATAACGCTGGGATGACCTTTCTGTAAAACCCAAAAACGTATTCAAAAGTTTGATGACCGGAATGAAAATTCAAACAAAGTACAAGTACAATTGATGTAGTTTACCGTTTATAGTTATATAGTATTCGACGAATTGGGGTTGGTTGGCATCCACCAGCTTCTTGTCTCAAAAGTACAagggaaacaaacgacatcaaaaattttctcaaccaattaccagtattattttatgttgtataaataatataaaattaagccTTTTGTGGGGTGAAAATAACTGTGTCATTTTTAGAGACTGTCTCTCCTTTCTTCTCCTCCTCCTTCAATCGCCATTCCTTTCGCTGCACTTCATCtccctttcttcttcttcttcttcttcttcttcttcttcttcctcttgtTTTAAATTccttcaaaaagaaagaaaaaaaacgaaAACCCTTTCTCTTCCTACAGCTATTGAAATCATATTTTTTTACTTTGTTCGAGTCTCCTTtccttttgtttatatttttcttaatcaATTCCCTTAAAATAAGCATAACCCACTCAAAACAGTTTTTAATCTAAACCcataatttaattctttttatattttctttttggtTACTTTTAATCCTTTGTTTTTCCTTGTTTTCTGTTGACCTTTGATGCTGGTATGGCCGGTCTTGATTTAGGCACTGCTTCTCGCTACGTTCATCAACTTCAAAGACCGGACCTTCACCTCCAACACCAACCTGAACCTGAAGACCAGGAAGGTTCAAACAACCGTGGAGGTCACTATGGCTCAGCAGCCCATAACCATGATGATGACTCTCACCATCACGGCTTAGACCTAGTCAACGCAGCCAACTCAGGTGAGCTTGGAGCCCGTAGGCCAAGGGGCCGTCCTCCAGGTTCCAAGAACAAACCAAAGCCTCCTGTCATCATCACACGGGAGAGTGCAAACACCCTCCGAGCTCACATTCTTGAAGTTGGGAACGGCTGTGATGTGTTTGATTGTATTGCCAACTACGCCCGGAGAAGGCAAAGAGGAATCTGTATATTGAGTGGGAGTGGTACGGTGACCAACGTCAGCATTAGGCAACCATCTGCTGCTGGAGCTGTGGTTAACCTTCATGGCAGATTTGAGATACTATCACTTTCAGGTTCTTTCTTGCCACCACCAGCTCCGCCAGGTGCCACCAGTTTGACAATCTTCTTGGCAGGCGGGCAAGGCCAGGTTGTAGGAGGAAGTGTGGTTGGGGAACTCATGACGGCTGGACCTGTTATTGTCATAGCCTCATCGTTCACAAATGTTGCCTATGAAAGGCTGCCCTTGGAAGAAGATGACCAACTGCAGGTGCAAAGTGGCGGTGCTgggaataacatgtttgctgattCGGGAGCTGGTCCAGGGGGTTTGCCTTTCTTAAACTTGCCACTTAATATGCAGCCTAATGTCCAGTTACCGTTTTGAGAAATTTGGGTCAAAATCTTGATGAGGAAATTCAAGCTCTGTTGAGAAACATGATTCTTGCATATAAAGGTCAGGAAAATTCATGGAATCGTCAtgcttcttcttcctcctcctcTGATATTAATGTTAATTTAGGTTTTTCCTCCTCCTTTTAATCTTTGTTTTAGTAGTTATTATCTTCTTCTTAATTTTCGGATGTATGGGATCTAAGATTTCTGGAAATAGTTCTTCATTGTTCATGGTGGTACaagtaatttctttttctatttaatACTTTAATGTTGTATAAACCTTTTGTTGATGATATCAATCAGGGACTGGATCTCAGTGTTACTAACAGATCAACTAGGGTTTTCCTCTGTCCACTTTTTTAGTCTATTAATTTTGCATGAAATTAAAACAAAGCTGTGCACAGATATAAGGAAAAGGCTTTTAAAGTAAACCTTTGCAGGATATGGAAACATGGAATTTGTTTTCATTGCATTGTTTTCATGTGATAATGAAGAAGTAAAAAAAGCATAATTAAGAGGCAAGGGTCTCCTAAAAATTTCATCACCGAGGGATTCTTGTTGTTGGGATGGTGTCTGTCATAAAATTTTGCATCGAGTATCAAGCTACATATCCAGCTCTCTTGGGAAATCATAAGCTTCTTTCTACATTTCTTATTACTTCTAAATCTTTCTCAACTACACCAAAAACATGTTGCTCAACTCCATTAATCTCCATTTGTAGAAGAAATTTTCTGATAGAAATCTTATTATTAATTAGCTTAGCTGAATATCCAATATTTATCTAGCTAAAGAGATCCATTAATGTAAACAGGTAGAGTTGACCAAaagacatataaatatatatattcggcttgCAACCAAAAATGTTTTGTGGCTATCTACTCAGACTCCAGTACAGTTGTTTCTGACAAATTAATTTTAGATGCCCATTGCTCCTTACGGTTTCAACACCATGCATCCTTCAAATTCCCATGAACCCTAAAATTAGTTACTTTATGCTACTATTATCCCTTCCAACCTTGAACCCAAATCCTAGTAAATGTTGCAATAACAATGGTGTCAACTGGTCTTCTTACTTTCATGAGTTGGAATATTATTTTCCAAATAATGTGGTTTTATTTCCTTGTAGTTTTCTGGGCGCTGATGGTTGTTTAGTATCTCCAGCTTCTGTTGATTGATATACTACCTGATGAGCATATATCGGCAAGAAAATTAGGGCTTAATGTAAAGCTTGTGCTGTTATAAGTTTTGATCATTTAGTATGGTATTAATATTTGTTTATCCACCTTGACCctgattttcaaaaaatcattttattgGCTTCTCAAGAATAATCTGGTTGGAAAAGAAAAATCTTTTCACTTggatatattttcattatttgattTAGTGTTTCAAAAGGTAGAAGCATAGTTCACAACATTTCATTTATCGGTTAGGTATGGTATCAATAGTGGAACTcagattttaaaaaattatttgttaATCACTGAATTTGTTCTCTCCACTTTGAAACATTGTTTGTTTTAGTTAAGGTACTCTTTGTTTGGTGCCAAATAGATATTTTGTTCT
This window of the Gossypium arboreum isolate Shixiya-1 chromosome 12, ASM2569848v2, whole genome shotgun sequence genome carries:
- the LOC108478660 gene encoding AT-hook motif nuclear-localized protein 23 is translated as MAGLDLGTASRYVHQLQRPDLHLQHQPEPEDQEGSNNRGGHYGSAAHNHDDDSHHHGLDLVNAANSGELGARRPRGRPPGSKNKPKPPVIITRESANTLRAHILEVGNGCDVFDCIANYARRRQRGICILSGSGTVTNVSIRQPSAAGAVVNLHGRFEILSLSGSFLPPPAPPGATSLTIFLAGGQGQVVGGSVVGELMTAGPVIVIASSFTNVAYERLPLEEDDQLQVQSGGAGNNMFADSGAGPGGLPFLNLPLNMQPNVQLPF